The following are from one region of the Littorina saxatilis isolate snail1 linkage group LG2, US_GU_Lsax_2.0, whole genome shotgun sequence genome:
- the LOC138955834 gene encoding uncharacterized protein, whose amino-acid sequence MWTQKTPISLPPSATTFLLFVVLSLSCVGQELVKKTGMLSFSPPSLVLSEDKPHEDKLFIRCQHPTRDDVETFHILRIGRRSLEDGDFGNYECVVSSEDTCTDIHTCPKDTSICSPSPMTSIQNSSVSVSGSYAKSLTVTITNASCGAALFRYRCYSALVKQGEPAVEHSEQYGKLLVTLDTRRPTLTIELLTDTSERNTDALSYGTRLILTCRAAISLTTTTTKPKWVWEGSDGSVGAWTKLAFDSTVREPQGCVVISSASHTATLASGQTCTRRFRCYVEGHSDLAAKHTLVVLDCGKVSIGAIVVAVVGTLVFIIGIVFLSVALLLRKKALTHMDTHDKILKTFDPNKGQETQVVDRRHSSPHAGQNDTMSGTSRRPSVLLQISDGGPNQQWPLTADQYQKKWSPTDFRDTRVN is encoded by the exons ATGTGGACACAAAAAACACCGATTTCCCTCCCACCATCAGCAACAACGTTCCTGCTCTTCGTTGTCCTTTCACTATCGTGTGTTGGTCAGGAGTTGGTCAAAAAGACAGGCATGCTGTCCTTCAGTCCTCCGTCGCTGGTTCTGAGCGAGGACAAGCCTCATGAGGACAAGCTGTTCATCCGCTGCCAGCACCCCACCAGGGACGACGTGGAGACGTTCCACATCCTGAGGATCGGGCGCAGGTCTCTGGAAGACGGCGACTTTGGCAATTACGAGTGCGTGGTGTCCAGTGAGGACACCTGCACGGACATCCACACCTGTCCCAAGGACACGAGCATCTGCTCTCCGTCCCCCATGACGTCCATCCAGAACAGTTCGGTCAGCGTGTCCGGCAGCTACGCTAAAAGCCTGACCGTCACTATCACCAACGCCTCCTGTGGAGCGGCCCTCTTCAG ATACCGCTGCTACTCGGCGCTGGTCAAGCAAGGCGAGCCCGCGGTTGAGCACAGCGAGCAGTACGGCAAGCTGTTGGTCACGCTGGACACCCGCCGCCCTACCTTGACCATCGAGCTGCTGACCGACACCTCGGAGCGCAATACGGACGCGCTGTCCTACGGAACCCGCCTGATCCTGACCTGTCGCGCCGCCATCAGTCTGACCACTACCACGACCAAGCCCAAGTGGGTGTGGGAGGGCAGCGACGGGTCGGTTGGCGCCTGGACAAAGCTGGCCTTCGACTCCACGGTGCGCGAGCCGCAGGGCTGTGTGGTCATCAGCTCCGCCTCCCACACGGCCACCCTCGCCAGCGGGCAGACGTGTACCAGGCGCTTCAGGTGCTACGTGGAGGGGCACTCGGACCTGGCCGCCAAACACACGCTGGTGGTGCTGGACTGCGGGAAAGTGTCCATCGGGGCCATCGTCGTGGCCGTCGTCGGCACGCTCGTCTTCATCATCGGCATCGTCTTTCTCTCCGTTGCCCTCCTCCTGCGCAAGAAGGCCCTGACCCACATGGACACGCACGATAAGATCCTCAAGACCTTCGATCCCAACAAGGGGCAGGAGACGCAGGTGGTGGACAGGCGACACAGCAGCCCCCACGCCGGGCAAAACGACACCATGTCGGGTACCTCAAGACGCCCTTCGGTGCTCTTGCAGATCAGCGATGGGGGGCCCAACCAGCAGTGGCCGTTGACCGCTGATCAGTATCAGAAGAAGTGGTCTCCCACAGACTTCAGAGATACCAGGGTCAATTAA
- the LOC138958384 gene encoding activin receptor type-1-like — MYKCICDDCGDDAFCETSSSCYTAAYKDHPDQDEQYHRSCFSADSSQMSCKIQNLASRIMVSIKCCQGHLCNQDLRPTIPREEPPPDTTWQELWPIVVAIVVPIIIVGMLISAIYLICRHMHKRRMEMLLANERRLLEDDILHGVQQVGENTLKELLDHSCTSGSGSGLPQLVQQTVAKRVMLVDCIGKGRYGEVWKGRFQDEDVAVKIFSSRDEASWRRETDIYNMCLLRHENILGYYGSDMTSWHSCTQLWLITHYHRLGSLYDYLQYNTLDYEQMLTLVHSAAAGLSHLHTEIITNRGKPAIAHRDIKSKNILVRSNFSCCIGDLGLAVIHKQESNLLDLGHNQKVGTKRYMAPELLAETLNPSFFDSFKCVDVYAFGLVIWEVARRTGEYPEEYKPPFYDSVPSDPSFEDMRKTVVVDQTRPVAPNRWFSDLVLNQVSKVARECWSQNPKARLPILRVKKTLSQLLKSVQLLTQQDKALKIENLEKSC, encoded by the exons ATGTACAAGTGCATATGCGATGATTGTGGTGACGATGCATTTTGTGAGACTTCCTCCAGT TGCTACACAGCAGCCTACAAGGACCACCCGGACCAGGACGAGCAGTATCACCGGAGCTGCTTCAGCGCCGACTCCTCCCAGATGAGCTGCAAGATCCAGAACCTGGCGAGCCGTATCATGGTGTCAATCAAGTGCTGCCAGGGCCATCTCTGCAACCAGGACTTGAGGCCCACCATACCCAGAGAGG AGCCCCCGCCTGACACAACGTGGCAAGAGTTATGGCCCATTGTGGTGGCCATTGTGGTCCCCATCATCATCGTGGGGATGCTGATCAGCGCCATCTACCTCATCTGTCGCCACATGCACAAGCGGCGCATGGAGATGCTGCTAGCCAACGAGCGACGCCTCCTGGAGGACGATATTCTGCACGGGGTGCAGCAAGTCGGGGAGAACACCTTGAAG GAATTGCTGGACCACTCATGTACGTCTGGCAGTGGCAGCGGTCTCCCTCAGCTGGTTCAACAGACCGTGGCCAAGAGGGTCATGCTGGTGGACTGTATTG GGAAAGGGAGATACGGTGAGGTGTGGAAAGGACGCTTCCAGGACGAAGACGTAGCGGTGAAAATATTCTCCTCGCGGGACGAGGCCAGCTGGAGGCGAGAAACGGACATCTACAACATGTGTCTGCTGCGTCACGAGAACATTCTGGGCTACTACGGCTCGGACATGACGTCATGGCACTCGTGCACGCAGTTGTGGCTCATCACCCACTATCACCGCCTGGGGTCGCTCTACGACTACCTCCAGTATAATACGCTAGACTATGAGCAGATGCTCACCTTGGTGCACTCAGCTGCTGCCGGCCTGTCCCACCTGCACACGGAAATCATCACCAACCGCGGCAAGCCCGCCATTGCTCATCGCGACATCAAGTCGAAAAACATTCTGGTGAGGAGCAACTTCTCGTGCTGCATCGGTGACCTGGGCCTGGCTGTCATTCACAAGCAGGAGTCTAATCTTTTGGACCTTGGCCATAACCAGAAG GTTGGTACAAAACGCTACATGGCTCCCGAGCTGTTAGCAGAAACTCTGAATCCTTCTTTCTTCGACTCCTTCAAGTGTGTCGATGTCTACGCTTTTGGCCTGGTCATCTGGGAGGTAGCCAGGCGAACAGGAG AATATCCAGAAGAATACAAGCCGCCATTTTACGACAGTGTTCCGAGCGACCCTAGCTTTGAGGACATGCGAAAAACAGTTGTGGTCGATCAAACGCGACCAGTGGCCCCCAACAGATGGTTCTCCGATTTG GTGTTGAACCAGGTGAGCAAGGTGGCGCGAGAGTGCTGGTCACAAAACCCCAAGGCGCGGCTGCCCATCCTGCGAGTGAAAAAGACACTGTCTCAACTCCTCAAGTCCGTTCAGCTTCTCACACAACAGGACAAAGCCCTCAAAATTGAAAACTTGGAAAAGAGCTGCTGA